A single genomic interval of Gemmatimonadota bacterium harbors:
- a CDS encoding mandelate racemase/muconate lactonizing enzyme family protein: MKITEIEVIPLRVPYEARIRKAYYHFAMREEVTVYKFHTDTGLVGLAENVGSPFGQGMLATYIGTDPFDHVMGQGRFNLDMACYDLMGKHLGLPAWKLMGQQARQWVSMGWWMPCMSVEDTAAEVQVAAERGYRGLKCKARAFYDVVACAQAIQDVAPVDFRVEFDFNGALICVEKALPVLRELEKIPVVKGVEEPIFAYDIEGWRRLHEAIRIPFYLHGVRVLCEAASRQPSGPWIGLRAGDFDGALCSHECVRDALAAAWTFAAANTPILLQYVGTGITTAFALQLGAVMPTATLPGVTASHSYEDDLIVDAHSVQRGFMKVPEGPGLGVALDEDAVAKYRDTPAVEWPRHVSVVTLPGDVKHFYRNLQQAERLMKQGVDESFAPGVRLDEWEDDGSEEFDRLWTQLQVQDAPVWDG; this comes from the coding sequence ATGAAGATTACAGAGATCGAGGTGATTCCGCTTCGGGTCCCGTATGAGGCGCGTATCCGGAAGGCGTATTATCATTTTGCGATGCGGGAAGAGGTGACGGTGTATAAGTTTCATACGGATACAGGGCTGGTGGGGTTGGCAGAGAATGTGGGGTCGCCGTTTGGTCAGGGGATGCTGGCGACTTATATCGGGACGGATCCATTTGACCATGTGATGGGACAGGGGCGGTTTAATCTGGATATGGCGTGCTACGATTTGATGGGCAAGCATCTGGGGCTGCCAGCGTGGAAGTTGATGGGGCAGCAGGCGCGTCAGTGGGTGTCTATGGGGTGGTGGATGCCGTGTATGTCGGTGGAGGATACCGCGGCGGAGGTACAGGTGGCGGCGGAGCGTGGATACCGGGGGTTGAAGTGCAAGGCGCGGGCGTTTTACGATGTGGTGGCATGCGCGCAGGCGATTCAGGATGTCGCGCCGGTGGATTTTCGGGTGGAGTTCGATTTTAACGGGGCGCTGATTTGCGTGGAGAAAGCGTTGCCAGTGCTGCGGGAGTTGGAGAAGATTCCGGTGGTGAAGGGGGTGGAGGAGCCAATTTTTGCGTATGATATTGAAGGGTGGCGCAGGCTGCATGAGGCGATTCGAATACCGTTCTATCTGCACGGGGTGCGGGTGCTGTGTGAAGCGGCGTCGCGGCAACCGTCGGGACCGTGGATAGGTCTTCGAGCGGGCGATTTTGATGGGGCGCTTTGCAGCCACGAGTGTGTGCGGGATGCACTGGCAGCGGCCTGGACTTTTGCAGCGGCGAATACGCCGATTTTGTTGCAGTATGTGGGGACGGGGATTACGACGGCGTTTGCGCTTCAGTTGGGCGCGGTGATGCCGACAGCGACGCTGCCAGGGGTGACGGCGAGCCATTCTTATGAGGACGATTTGATTGTGGATGCACATTCGGTGCAGCGCGGGTTTATGAAGGTTCCAGAGGGCCCTGGTCTGGGTGTGGCACTGGATGAGGATGCCGTGGCGAAGTACCGGGATACACCTGCTGTGGAATGGCCCCGGCATGTTTCGGTGGTGACGTTGCCGGGCGATGTCAAACATTTTTATAGAAATTTGCAGCAGGCAGAGCGGCTGATGAAACAGGGGGTGGATGAGTCGTTTGCGCCGGGTGTGCGCCTGGATGAGTGGGAGGACGATGGGAGTGAGGAATTTGACAGGTTGTGGACCCAGCTACAGGTGCAGGATGCACCGGTTTGGGATGGGTGA
- a CDS encoding thermonuclease family protein, which produces MKKILIFGSLFCSFSLAIAHGGGQDSQGGHFDTSNNTYHCHAPSGCVDLDDVYFTVTDVKDGDTIDVTHLEYTVTVRLLGVDTPETNHPFEPVGFYGPEAKEYTRQRLYEKKVKLSFDHQQKDAFDRLLVYVYLDGVLFNLELVRLGYGVADVEHEYEKRNEFVSAQEEAKAQNKGVWSDPNRTAPIFTAIQDSLFRAKHGDLNFDGTISISDFLLFVAEFGKTLINGAYQ; this is translated from the coding sequence ATGAAAAAGATTTTGATATTTGGCAGTTTATTTTGTTCTTTTTCATTAGCGATTGCCCACGGAGGCGGGCAAGATTCACAGGGCGGTCACTTTGACACATCGAATAACACCTACCATTGCCATGCACCTTCTGGATGCGTTGACCTCGACGACGTGTATTTTACAGTAACCGACGTAAAAGACGGCGATACAATAGACGTTACGCATTTAGAATACACAGTGACCGTGCGCTTGTTAGGGGTAGATACGCCAGAGACAAATCACCCATTCGAACCCGTTGGTTTTTACGGCCCTGAAGCGAAAGAATACACACGACAAAGACTGTACGAAAAAAAAGTAAAATTATCTTTTGACCACCAGCAAAAAGACGCTTTCGACAGGTTGCTCGTTTATGTGTATTTGGACGGCGTTTTGTTTAACCTTGAATTGGTAAGGCTGGGATATGGCGTAGCAGACGTTGAACACGAATACGAAAAACGAAATGAGTTTGTATCAGCACAAGAGGAAGCAAAGGCTCAAAACAAGGGCGTGTGGAGTGACCCGAACCGCACAGCTCCTATTTTTACCGCGATACAAGACTCTCTTTTCAGGGCGAAACATGGCGATTTAAATTTTGACGGCACAATAAGTATTAGCGATTTTCTTTTGTTTGTCGCAGAATTTGGAAAGACGCTTATCAATGGTGCCTACCAATGA
- a CDS encoding ABC transporter permease subunit, which yields MTRTPNTTTSVKFTALCILFCFLFCASTQAQEIVVGSKKFTESVILGEVLSHIGRSVNASVTHRRELGGTRVLWNALIAGDIDLYPDYTGTLSREILAGENLRDEADIRARLAEMGLVMSRPLGFNNTYVLGMVETRAEALGIQTISDLKKHPDLKLGFGNEFMDRGDGWPSLRNRYVLPHQNVSGLDHDLAYRGLESGTIDVMDMYSTDAEIQYYGLRSLVDDLQHFPIYNAVIVYRVDLIDRAPQVVREILKLEGLISEKKMMAMNAQVKLEKKPEAQVAADFLAQNLNVQVKIKQETTGARFWRHTWDHLALVGISLFGAILVSIPLGIVAFRWARGGQVILGLVGIIQTIPSLALLVFMIPLLGIGGAPAIVALFLYSLLPIVRNTYAGLHDIPVGIRESATALGLSDWAQLRLVTLPMASRSILAGIKTSAVINVGTATLGALIGAGGYGQPILTGIRLDDIGLILQGAVPAALLALIVQGLFELFERVFVSRGLRLKGEINA from the coding sequence ATGACGCGCACGCCCAACACCACAACGTCAGTGAAGTTCACCGCCCTGTGTATTCTATTTTGCTTTTTGTTCTGCGCATCAACCCAGGCACAAGAGATTGTCGTGGGATCAAAGAAGTTCACTGAGTCGGTCATTTTGGGTGAGGTACTATCTCATATCGGGCGCAGTGTAAACGCATCGGTTACGCATCGGCGCGAGTTGGGAGGAACGCGGGTGTTGTGGAATGCATTGATTGCGGGCGATATTGATCTCTATCCGGATTACACAGGTACCCTGAGTCGGGAGATTTTAGCGGGAGAAAATTTGCGTGATGAAGCGGACATTCGCGCCCGATTGGCTGAGATGGGCCTTGTGATGAGTCGCCCTCTGGGATTCAACAATACATACGTACTGGGCATGGTGGAAACAAGGGCTGAAGCACTGGGAATCCAGACGATTTCGGATTTAAAAAAGCATCCAGACTTGAAGTTGGGATTTGGCAATGAGTTTATGGACCGAGGAGATGGGTGGCCGAGTTTACGAAACCGATATGTGCTCCCGCATCAGAATGTGAGTGGATTGGACCACGACCTGGCCTATCGCGGGTTGGAGAGCGGTACAATTGACGTAATGGATATGTATTCAACAGATGCCGAGATCCAGTATTACGGGTTGCGGTCGCTGGTGGATGACCTGCAGCATTTCCCCATTTACAATGCCGTCATTGTCTATCGGGTAGATTTGATAGATCGAGCACCTCAAGTAGTGAGAGAAATTTTAAAATTAGAAGGGCTGATCTCAGAAAAAAAGATGATGGCCATGAATGCACAGGTCAAATTGGAGAAAAAGCCAGAAGCTCAGGTAGCGGCTGATTTTTTGGCTCAGAATCTCAATGTGCAGGTCAAAATAAAACAGGAAACTACTGGCGCTCGATTCTGGCGGCACACATGGGATCATTTGGCCCTGGTGGGCATTTCTCTTTTCGGGGCGATTCTGGTATCAATTCCCCTGGGAATTGTGGCATTCCGATGGGCAAGAGGTGGACAAGTTATCTTGGGATTGGTGGGCATTATCCAGACCATTCCATCCCTGGCACTGCTGGTGTTTATGATTCCGTTATTGGGTATTGGCGGAGCGCCTGCGATTGTCGCGCTATTTTTGTACAGTTTACTGCCCATAGTGCGAAACACATACGCGGGACTGCACGATATTCCAGTGGGGATACGAGAATCAGCTACAGCATTGGGTTTATCCGACTGGGCACAACTCCGATTGGTAACCCTACCCATGGCCTCGCGGTCAATCCTGGCGGGCATTAAAACGTCGGCCGTGATCAATGTGGGCACAGCGACTCTGGGCGCATTAATTGGCGCCGGGGGATATGGGCAACCCATTTTAACTGGGATTCGATTAGACGATATCGGTCTAATTTTACAAGGCGCCGTACCCGCGGCATTGCTCGCGCTCATTGTACAGGGACTATTTGAATTATTTGAGCGCGTGTTCGTATCGCGCGGCCTGAGGTTAAAAGGCGAAATAAACGCTTAG
- a CDS encoding Gfo/Idh/MocA family oxidoreductase encodes MAERYKAVLIGCGRMGATIDDEVQDRPDRHLWLPYSHAAAAVACERTDLVAVSDVVAEKAEAIRQRYEVAVCYTDYREMIEKEKPDIVCIATRPATHSEITVFAAAHGVKGIYCEKPLCCSMAEADAMVAAVEKYGVKFNYGTQRRYIPVYRKMREMADAGELGTVQAVIVQDGVTAALWGLTHGADMMLLLAGDAEIEYVQGTIVCEDEDWEGNRLNVDPGIASGYVRFANGVHGYTTAGSGSEFEICGSEGKLRTFNNALAYQFRKASDVRYVLEEQAFPEVPCESGTVNGIRDIAEALDTGRETKGPVHLARRSQEMVMGFIESHRLGGVRVSLPMENRELYVGREGW; translated from the coding sequence ATGGCGGAACGATATAAAGCGGTGTTAATCGGATGCGGCAGGATGGGGGCGACGATTGACGATGAGGTGCAGGATCGTCCCGACCGTCATCTGTGGCTCCCGTATTCACATGCAGCAGCGGCTGTGGCGTGTGAGCGGACGGATCTCGTAGCGGTTTCGGATGTGGTAGCAGAGAAGGCAGAGGCGATTCGCCAGCGGTACGAGGTTGCGGTTTGTTATACGGATTATCGGGAGATGATTGAGAAAGAGAAGCCGGATATTGTGTGTATCGCGACCCGTCCAGCGACCCATTCAGAGATAACGGTTTTTGCGGCCGCACACGGGGTAAAGGGAATTTATTGCGAGAAGCCGTTGTGCTGTTCGATGGCAGAGGCAGACGCGATGGTGGCAGCGGTTGAGAAGTACGGTGTAAAGTTCAATTACGGTACGCAGCGGCGATATATTCCGGTTTATCGGAAGATGCGAGAAATGGCGGATGCCGGGGAATTGGGTACGGTGCAGGCTGTCATTGTGCAGGATGGGGTGACAGCGGCGTTGTGGGGGTTAACCCATGGGGCGGATATGATGTTATTATTAGCCGGAGATGCCGAGATTGAGTACGTGCAGGGAACCATTGTGTGTGAGGATGAGGATTGGGAGGGCAACCGCCTGAATGTGGATCCGGGCATAGCCAGTGGGTACGTTCGGTTTGCCAATGGGGTTCACGGATATACAACGGCGGGTAGCGGCTCAGAGTTTGAGATTTGTGGCTCGGAGGGAAAGTTGAGAACGTTTAATAATGCGCTTGCCTATCAGTTTCGAAAGGCAAGCGATGTGCGGTATGTGCTGGAGGAGCAGGCATTTCCAGAGGTTCCGTGCGAGAGCGGTACAGTGAATGGGATTCGGGATATCGCGGAGGCGCTGGATACAGGGCGAGAGACAAAGGGGCCGGTTCATCTGGCGCGACGGAGCCAGGAGATGGTGATGGGGTTTATTGAGTCGCATCGGTTGGGGGGTGTGCGGGTAAGTTTGCCGATGGAGAACCGAGAACTGTACGTGGGGCGGGAGGGTTGGTGA
- a CDS encoding type II toxin-antitoxin system RelE/ParE family toxin: MNYNRLNLKEAIWIGDSKTKLKEFPESVQKDIGDALFFAQAGSMSPAAKPFKGVGSGVFEIRADYRTDTYRAVYAVKIGERVYILHCFQKKSRRGIKTSKGDVALIKRRLRLAQELEANYEQKN, translated from the coding sequence ATGAATTACAACAGATTAAACTTAAAAGAAGCTATATGGATTGGGGATTCTAAGACAAAGCTGAAGGAATTTCCAGAGTCCGTTCAAAAGGATATAGGGGACGCTTTATTTTTTGCACAAGCGGGAAGCATGTCTCCGGCAGCCAAACCCTTCAAGGGCGTTGGCTCAGGGGTTTTTGAGATACGGGCGGATTATAGAACGGACACTTATCGCGCCGTGTATGCGGTGAAAATTGGAGAGAGGGTTTATATACTGCATTGTTTTCAAAAAAAATCAAGGCGTGGAATTAAAACTTCCAAGGGGGATGTCGCCCTTATCAAAAGACGTTTGAGATTGGCACAGGAACTGGAGGCGAATTATGAACAGAAAAATTAA
- a CDS encoding DUF523 and DUF1722 domain-containing protein has protein sequence MAETQAATSKLRLGVSACLLGEEVRYNGGHKHMPFLTTVLGNYVEWVPVCPEVEMGMGVPRETIRLEGDAETPRLIAPKSGTDHTAGMQTWAEKRLNELTDLNLHGYILKKDSPSCGLFRVRIFNTKTQIPTRDGRGLFAKALAARFPLLPIEEEGRLNDLPLRENFIERVFVYYRWQQMLTHDPAPGSLVKFHTGIKMSLLSHSPKHYSELGQLVAQSSRKDIALQYGKLLMDGLKVMSTPGKHVNVLMHLMGFIKNELTTADKKELLDVFESYRQRLLPLIVPITLLKHHLNRNRVPDWVHEQTYLNPYPMELMLRNHV, from the coding sequence ATGGCAGAAACGCAAGCGGCAACATCAAAACTGAGGCTCGGCGTAAGTGCGTGTTTGCTCGGCGAAGAAGTGCGGTATAATGGCGGGCACAAACACATGCCATTTTTGACAACCGTATTGGGCAATTACGTCGAGTGGGTACCAGTATGTCCAGAAGTAGAAATGGGAATGGGCGTTCCGCGCGAGACCATCCGGCTCGAAGGCGACGCGGAAACACCGCGGCTCATTGCACCAAAATCGGGAACAGATCACACCGCTGGCATGCAGACATGGGCGGAAAAACGGCTCAACGAACTAACAGACCTGAACTTACATGGGTATATACTGAAAAAAGACTCGCCGAGTTGTGGATTATTTCGCGTACGGATATTTAATACAAAAACGCAGATCCCCACGCGCGATGGGCGCGGGCTATTTGCAAAAGCATTGGCAGCTCGATTCCCCTTATTGCCCATCGAAGAAGAAGGTCGGCTGAATGATCTGCCCTTGCGGGAAAATTTTATCGAACGCGTATTTGTCTATTACCGGTGGCAACAAATGTTGACCCATGATCCAGCACCCGGTAGTCTGGTAAAATTTCACACCGGAATCAAAATGAGCCTTCTATCGCACAGCCCAAAACACTACAGCGAGTTGGGCCAACTGGTCGCACAGTCTTCCCGCAAAGATATAGCGCTTCAATACGGCAAATTGCTGATGGACGGCCTGAAAGTAATGAGCACACCGGGCAAACACGTAAACGTATTGATGCACCTGATGGGATTTATAAAAAACGAACTGACAACCGCTGACAAAAAAGAACTGCTCGACGTATTTGAATCCTATCGCCAGCGACTGCTACCTCTCATCGTCCCAATCACATTATTAAAACATCACCTGAACCGCAACCGCGTACCAGACTGGGTACACGAGCAAACCTACTTAAACCCATATCCCATGGAATTGATGTTGAGAAACCACGTGTGA
- a CDS encoding helix-turn-helix transcriptional regulator, translated as MNRKIKFEKSSGNVFRDLDLPDAEELFIKATLGFEVFQIIEERKLTQTEAANILGVKQPEISRLKNGNFNHYSVARLMTFLNRLNRDIEIRIIPSKDRKGRQRVVAV; from the coding sequence ATGAACAGAAAAATTAAATTTGAAAAGAGCTCGGGCAATGTGTTCAGGGATCTGGACTTGCCAGATGCGGAGGAATTATTTATCAAGGCAACGCTTGGATTTGAAGTGTTTCAGATTATAGAAGAGCGGAAGCTGACGCAGACAGAGGCAGCGAATATTTTAGGCGTGAAACAACCTGAAATATCCCGGCTAAAGAATGGGAATTTTAATCATTACAGCGTTGCGCGATTAATGACATTCCTCAACCGGCTAAATCGCGATATTGAGATCCGCATTATTCCCTCAAAAGATAGAAAGGGACGACAGCGAGTTGTTGCTGTTTAG
- a CDS encoding C45 family autoproteolytic acyltransferase/hydrolase codes for MDNTAITGHAFPFIEVSGTAYDMGYQHGKQAADLVHKYLVWIEKLTGKFRDELCQNARAFHPLIEKLSPLLMEEIRGLADGAGISFDEALLCQARGEAASVPPEGCTAFALTGSATADGYPLAGQNQDLAVEYADVAILLHVCPSDGRPRALLFTFAGQLGYSGMNQYGLAHFANALYDCPWQMGLPHYPLKRIMLEQRDLDTCLRILRQHPTCSAGNMVFCFGDGQIADLEIRPEGVMQFADTHPDAIVHANHYLTPEFAPCETNSLADSCPRRDRMRDLVKEHWGDITVDTMKAILSDHDGDPAAICRHGAVDMFSISGYIAEPAKGLLHVRRGLGCTGTWTAYEI; via the coding sequence ATGGATAATACTGCGATAACCGGTCACGCGTTTCCCTTTATCGAAGTTTCTGGTACGGCGTACGATATGGGTTATCAACACGGCAAACAGGCCGCAGATCTCGTTCACAAATATCTCGTGTGGATTGAAAAGCTCACGGGTAAATTTCGCGATGAACTCTGCCAGAACGCGCGTGCTTTTCATCCCTTGATTGAAAAGCTGAGTCCGCTGCTTATGGAAGAGATTCGCGGGCTGGCCGATGGTGCGGGTATTTCTTTTGACGAGGCGCTTTTGTGTCAGGCGCGGGGTGAGGCCGCCAGTGTTCCGCCCGAGGGGTGTACGGCGTTCGCGCTTACGGGTTCTGCGACTGCTGATGGGTATCCCCTGGCCGGTCAAAATCAGGATCTCGCGGTCGAATACGCCGATGTCGCCATTCTCCTGCACGTTTGTCCTTCTGATGGTCGTCCCCGGGCATTGCTTTTCACTTTTGCCGGACAATTGGGTTATTCGGGTATGAATCAGTACGGTCTGGCTCATTTTGCCAATGCGCTTTACGATTGTCCCTGGCAGATGGGGCTGCCTCACTATCCGCTCAAACGCATTATGCTGGAGCAGAGGGACCTGGATACCTGTCTTCGGATTCTCAGACAGCATCCCACCTGTTCGGCTGGCAATATGGTTTTTTGTTTTGGCGATGGGCAGATTGCCGATCTGGAAATCCGTCCCGAAGGTGTGATGCAATTTGCCGATACACATCCCGATGCGATTGTTCATGCCAATCACTATCTCACCCCCGAATTTGCACCCTGCGAAACCAATAGTCTCGCGGATTCTTGCCCTCGGCGCGATAGGATGCGCGATCTGGTTAAAGAACACTGGGGCGATATCACGGTGGATACGATGAAGGCCATTCTCTCGGATCACGATGGCGATCCGGCAGCGATATGTCGCCACGGTGCTGTTGATATGTTTTCTATTTCGGGTTATATCGCCGAACCCGCAAAGGGGTTGCTCCACGTTCGGCGAGGATTGGGTTGTACGGGAACGTGGACGGCTTATGAGATTTAG
- a CDS encoding ATP-binding cassette domain-containing protein, whose protein sequence is MFEVTGVSKTFGNLQALQEVDLSVQAKQTTVLIGPSGCGKSTLIRLMVGLIWPDEGTVTYEGQVLTPANVLSLRQKMGYVIQEGGLFPHLTARKNVALMANYLGWAEDRIDSRIETLATLTHFPADGLDRFPGELSGGQQQRVGLMRALMLDPDVLLLDEPLGALDPMIRAELQSDLRSIFQTLGKTVVMVTHDMGEAGFFGDQIVLMRERKIVQIGSLKNLMQNPAHEFVTHFIHAQRSPLESMAPGEIAK, encoded by the coding sequence ATGTTTGAGGTAACAGGTGTTTCGAAAACATTTGGCAATTTGCAGGCGCTGCAAGAAGTTGACCTGAGCGTGCAGGCTAAACAGACGACGGTGTTAATTGGGCCGAGTGGATGTGGCAAATCAACCTTAATTCGATTGATGGTGGGACTAATCTGGCCCGACGAGGGCACGGTGACCTATGAAGGACAAGTTCTGACGCCAGCAAATGTGTTGTCGCTGCGGCAGAAGATGGGTTATGTGATCCAAGAGGGGGGCTTATTTCCGCATTTAACAGCGCGCAAAAATGTAGCGTTGATGGCAAATTATCTGGGTTGGGCGGAGGATCGGATTGATTCTCGGATCGAGACATTGGCAACTTTAACGCATTTTCCAGCAGATGGATTGGACCGATTTCCAGGGGAATTGTCAGGTGGACAGCAACAGCGCGTGGGATTGATGCGGGCATTGATGCTGGACCCCGACGTACTGTTGTTAGACGAACCGCTCGGTGCCCTGGATCCGATGATTCGGGCGGAGTTGCAATCGGATTTGCGTTCGATCTTTCAGACATTGGGCAAAACAGTAGTAATGGTGACACACGATATGGGCGAAGCGGGATTTTTCGGAGATCAGATCGTGTTGATGCGGGAAAGGAAGATCGTTCAGATTGGCAGTTTGAAAAATTTGATGCAGAACCCGGCGCATGAATTTGTGACACACTTTATTCATGCGCAGAGAAGTCCGTTGGAAAGTATGGCGCCTGGAGAGATAGCGAAATGA
- a CDS encoding D-cysteine desulfhydrase family protein, with protein MAVTREDLQAAIDRFPRTELADLPTRLDDCPRFSEALGGKVRVMVKRDDLTGLAFGGNKTRKFDLALGDAVAQGATALITGAASQSNHARQAAAAAARLGMKCVLVNRHDHRSQMGIQGNQLLDNILGADVRLVVDGVNQNEVKDRVVEELTAQGEKPYLIGQRAVVLGTVAYVCCVLEIVAQLEAMDARADFICTASGHGTHAGLALGVKALGLPIRTQGFSPSKGDEAQRRARLAEVGNEAAELLELDVRLRAEELENTDAYVGENYGIVTEAGLNALHLLARTEGILLDPVYTSKAMSGVIDRIQTGEIPEGSTVVYVHTGGNPALFAYAPELISHGDYRQNLVTS; from the coding sequence ATGGCTGTTACACGGGAGGATTTGCAGGCTGCTATTGATCGGTTTCCGCGTACGGAATTGGCGGATTTGCCGACGCGGTTGGACGATTGTCCGCGATTTTCAGAGGCGCTGGGTGGGAAGGTGCGAGTGATGGTGAAGCGGGATGATTTAACGGGGCTGGCTTTTGGGGGGAATAAGACGCGAAAGTTTGATCTGGCGCTGGGAGATGCGGTGGCGCAAGGGGCTACGGCGTTAATAACGGGCGCGGCGTCACAGTCGAATCACGCGCGGCAGGCGGCGGCAGCGGCTGCCAGGCTGGGGATGAAGTGCGTGCTGGTGAATCGGCACGATCACCGCAGTCAGATGGGTATTCAGGGCAATCAGTTGCTGGATAATATTCTGGGGGCGGATGTGCGTCTGGTGGTGGATGGCGTGAATCAGAATGAGGTGAAGGATCGGGTTGTGGAGGAACTGACGGCGCAGGGAGAGAAGCCCTATCTGATCGGGCAGCGTGCGGTGGTGCTGGGTACGGTGGCTTATGTGTGCTGTGTGCTGGAGATTGTGGCACAGCTTGAAGCAATGGATGCACGGGCGGATTTTATCTGTACCGCGTCTGGGCACGGGACACATGCGGGGCTGGCTTTGGGGGTGAAAGCGCTGGGTTTGCCAATTCGGACGCAGGGGTTTTCGCCGAGCAAGGGGGATGAGGCACAGCGGAGGGCGCGGCTGGCGGAGGTGGGCAACGAGGCGGCAGAGCTTTTGGAACTGGATGTTCGATTGCGGGCAGAGGAGTTGGAAAATACGGATGCGTATGTGGGTGAGAATTACGGGATTGTGACGGAGGCAGGATTAAATGCATTGCATTTGCTGGCGCGGACAGAGGGGATTTTGCTCGATCCAGTCTATACGAGTAAGGCGATGTCAGGGGTGATTGACCGCATTCAGACGGGAGAGATTCCGGAGGGATCCACGGTGGTTTACGTACATACGGGTGGGAATCCAGCGCTGTTTGCTTATGCGCCAGAGCTGATTTCACACGGGGATTATCGGCAAAATCTGGTGACGAGTTGA
- a CDS encoding aminotransferase class IV, giving the protein MSQRLVYFNGNFVPEREARISIFDSALMFGDMVFEMTRSFKQKPYCLRNHLKRLYASMKYAEIDCGLSIDQMEDATHKTIKKNLPALENLDFQIMHNVTRGALGFYDTLVTEGASPIVTINVIPLVRHIGGSAHYYEQGAHFVITPQQSVPARYIDPKAKNRSRIYYQIANLQAQRMEKGANALLTDERGFITEGTGTNFFIARNGEIHTPKPHDILRGVSRQVCMDLAARLNIPVYETDIEPYDVREADEAWYTSTTICMVPITRFNFQPVGTGKPGPIYQQLLAAWSEEVGVDIPAQARDYAERAKTWTP; this is encoded by the coding sequence ATGTCCCAGCGCCTCGTCTATTTCAACGGAAACTTCGTTCCCGAACGCGAAGCCCGTATCTCCATCTTCGACTCCGCCCTGATGTTTGGAGACATGGTATTTGAAATGACCCGCTCCTTCAAGCAAAAACCCTACTGCCTTCGCAACCATCTAAAACGCCTGTACGCCTCTATGAAATACGCCGAAATCGACTGCGGCCTCAGCATTGACCAGATGGAAGACGCCACGCACAAAACCATAAAAAAAAATCTGCCCGCCCTGGAAAATCTGGACTTTCAGATCATGCACAACGTCACCCGGGGTGCCCTGGGTTTTTACGACACCCTCGTCACAGAAGGTGCCAGTCCCATCGTCACCATCAACGTCATCCCGCTCGTGCGCCACATTGGGGGCAGTGCCCACTATTACGAACAGGGCGCTCACTTTGTCATCACGCCTCAACAATCCGTACCCGCCCGGTACATCGACCCCAAAGCCAAAAATCGCAGCCGCATCTACTACCAGATTGCCAACCTCCAGGCTCAACGCATGGAAAAAGGTGCCAACGCCCTCCTCACCGACGAACGCGGCTTTATCACAGAAGGCACTGGCACCAATTTCTTCATCGCCCGCAATGGCGAAATCCACACACCCAAACCACACGACATCCTGCGCGGCGTCTCTCGTCAGGTCTGCATGGACCTCGCCGCAAGACTGAACATCCCCGTCTATGAAACTGACATCGAACCCTACGACGTGCGAGAAGCCGACGAAGCCTGGTACACATCAACCACCATCTGCATGGTACCCATCACCCGCTTCAACTTCCAACCCGTCGGCACCGGCAAACCCGGCCCCATCTATCAACAGCTTCTCGCAGCCTGGTCCGAAGAAGTCGGCGTAGATATCCCCGCCCAGGCCCGCGACTACGCCGAACGCGCCAAAACCTGGACTCCCTGA